In Cellulomonas wangsupingiae, the genomic window CGGGGTCCACGTCGTGCTTGATGGACAGCTCGCGGGAGGGGATGACGCCCTCGGTCTTGTAGCCGATGTCGAGCAGGACCTCGTCGCGGTCGACCTTGACGATGGTGCCCTCGACGATGTCGCCATCGTTGAAGTACTTGATGGTGGCGTCGATGGCGGCGAGGAAGTCCTCGGCCGAGCCGATGTCGTTCACCGCGACCTGCGGGCTGGCGGGCTTCGCGGGGGTGGAGATGCTCATGTAGTGGTGGGCTCCGATGCGGACAGGAAGTAGGACGGACAGGGATGGTGTCGTGGCGGGCGCGTCGACCCACGCGTGCTCCGGCCGGCGGTACCCGTGAACGGCCTTGACCGGGCGGGTGACGACGAGCGGGTTGCGCGCGAGGAATCACGAGGACGCGCGGCACCGCCGTCCACCCTATCGGGTGGACGGCCGGCTGGGCAAAGGCACGTCACGCGAGAGCGCGCGCCACCGTCAGCAGGTTCTCCGGGACGAACTTGACCCTGCCGGCGACCTCGTCCAGCGGGACCAGCACGACCTCCTCGCCGCGGATCGCGGTCATCACGTTCGTCGTCCCGGCCGTGACCGCGTCGATGGCCGCGACGCCGAAGCGGGACGCCAGGATCCGGTCGGCCGCCGTCGGGATGCCGCCGCGCTGCGTGTGCCCGAGCACCGTCACGCGCGTGTCGAACCCGGTGCGCTGCTCGATCTCGACCTTGAGCCGCTCGCCGATGGCGCCGGCGACGATCTCGCCGTACTTGCCGACCTGCGTCTCGTAGTGCATCGGCGTGCCCTCGGCCGGGACGGCGCCCTCGGCGACGACGACGATCGAGAAGCTCGCGTGCGCGCGGTGCCGGTGCTTGAGGAAGCGCTCGATCCGGCCGATGTCGAACGGCTCCTCGGGGGCGAGCACCAGCTCGGCACCGCCGGCGATCCCCGACGTCACCGCGATCCAGCCGGCGTGCCGTCCCATCACCTCCACGACCATCACGCGGTTGTGGGACTCGGCCGTCGTGTGGATCCGGTCGATGGCCTCCGTGGCGATGCTGACGGCGGTGTCGAACCCGATGGCGGCGTCGGTGCCCCACACGTCGTTGTCGATCGTCTTGGGGATCCCGACGACCTTCACGCCGGCCTCGGCGACCTTGCTCGCGGCGTTCAGCGTGCCGTCGCCGCCGATGCAGATGAGCGCCTCGATGCGCTCCGCCTCCAACGTCGCGAGGGCCGCCTCCAGGCCGCCGTCCGAGGCGTGGGGGTGGTACCGGGCCGTGCCCAGCAGCGTGCCGCCCGTCGGCAGGACGTTGCGGATGTCCCGGCGGGTGAGCGGCATGACGTCGCCGTCGACGACGCCCTTCCACCCGTTGCGGAAGCCGATGATGGTGTGGCCGTGCTCGCCCTCCCCCCGCTTGACGACCGCCCTGATCGCGGCGTTCAGGCCGGGGACGTCGCCGCCCCCGGTCAGCAGACCGACTCGCACGGTGGAGCTCCTCGTTCGCAGGGTCGCCCCGTCGAGCATCAGGGGGCCGGGCGCGCTCCGACGCAGCGCCGCACGACCACACTAGCCATGCCCTGCCCGACACCGGTACGCCTTCGGTCCCGGGCATGGGCGCCGGGCTGCGGGTACGGCCCGGCGTCAGCGCTCGCCCACGAGCTCCAGGTCGCGCCCGGGGATGGCGTCCAGGAGCACACGCGTGTACTCGGTGCGGGGTGCGTCGAACACCTCGTCGACCGTGCCGCGCTCCACGATCCGGCCGGCCTGCATGACGCACACCTCGTCGGCGATCTGCCGCACCACCGCGAGGTCGTGGCTGATGAACAGGTAGGTCAGGCCGAGCCGCTCCTGCAGGTCGGCGAGGAGCCGCAGGATCTGGGACTGCACGATGACGTCCAGCGCCGAGACCGCCTCGTCGCAGACGACGAGCTCCGGCTCGAGCGCCAGGGCCCGGGCGATCGCCACCCGCTGCCGCTGACCGCCCGACAGCTCCGACGGGTAACGCCGCAGCAGCCCGGCGGGCAGCGCGACCTGCTCCATGAGCTCACGGACCCGGGCGTTGCGCTGCGCGCGGTCGCCGAGGCCGTGGGCGCGCAGCGGCTCCTCGATGGTCCGGTACACGGTGAACAGCGGGTCGAGCGAGGCGTACGGGTCCTGGAAGATCGGCTGGACGCGCCGCCGGAACGCCACCTCCCCGGCACGGTCCGACTGCACGACGTCGGCGCCGTCGAACCGGATCGTCCCCGACGTGGGCGGCAGCAGGCCCAGCATCATGCGGGCGACGGTCGACTTGCCCGACCCCGACTCCCCCACGACCGCCAGGGTGCGCCCGCGCGGCACGTCGAAGCTCACGTCGTCGACCGCGGTGAAGTCCGTCGAGCGCCCCAGCAGGCCGCGCCCGCGCAGGCGGAAGACCTTCGACACGTGGTCGACCTCGACCAGCGGAGCCGCCGCGCGGTCGTCGTCCCGTGGCGCGTGGCCGGACGGCGCGAGCAGGTCCTCGCCCACCGGCGCGGCGTCGACGTCGGCGCCGTGCCGGGCCAGCTCGATGCGGCGCGACGCGAGCGACGGCGCGGCCGCCAGCAGCCGGCGCGTGTACTCGTGCTGCGGGTCCGTGAGGATCGTGCGGGCGTCGCCCTGCTCGACCACCTCGCCCCGGTACATGACCACGACCCGGTCGGCGCGCTCGGCGGCGAGGCCGAGGTCGTGCGTGATCAGCAGCACGGCCACGCCGAGGCTGTCGGTCAGGTCCGTGAGCCCGTCGAGGATCGTGCGCTGCACGGTCACGTCCAGCGCGGACGTCGGCTCGTCGGCGATGAGCAGCCGGGGACGCGCCGCGAGCCCCATCGCGATGAGCGCGCGCTGGCGCATCCCGCCGGAGAACTCGTGCGGGTACTGCTGGGCGCGCCGCTGCGCGTCGGGCAGGCCGGCCTCCGCGAGGAGCTCCACGGTGCGCTCCCGCACCCCGCGTCCGCGCACCACCCCGTTGTCCGCGAGCGTCTCGTCGACCTGCGCCCCCACCCGGCGCACGGGGTTGAGGTTCGACATCGGGTCCTGCGGGACCATGCCGATGCGGGACCCGCGCAGGCGGTGCATCGCGTCCGGCCCGAGAGCGACGAGGTCCTCGCCCTCGAAGAGGATCTGCCCGCCGGTCACGGACCCGTTCGTCGCGAGCAGGCCGATCACGGCGGCCGCGGTCGTCGACTTGCCCGAGCCCGACTCACCGACGACCGCCACGGTCTGACCGGCGTGCACGTCGAACGACGCACCGCGCACGGCGGTCGCGCTACCGGTCTCGGTGCGGAACGTGACCTCGAGGTCACGGATGCTCAGCAGCGGCTCGCCCGTGGCCTCGCCGGTGGGTGTCCGCAGTGCGTCCGACACGCTCATCGCCTCCTCGATCGCGGGTCGAGCGCCTCGCGCAGCGCCTCCCCGAACAGGGTGAAGCCGAGAGCCGTCACCGAGATGCAGATGCCCGGCCACAGCGCGAGACGCGGCGCGATCTCCAGCTCGTTCTGCGCTGCGACGAGCATGCGGCCCCACTCGGCCGTGGTGGGCGACCCGCCGCCGAGCCCGAGGAACGACAGGGCCGCCGCCTCGATCACGGCGGTCGCGAGCAGCAGCGTGGCCTGCACGATGACGGGCGACACGCTGTTGGGCAGGACGTGGCTCATGGTCACCGTCCGCCGCGACAGACCCAGCGAGCGCGCGGCGAGGACGTAGTCCTGCCCCTTCTGCGCGAGCATCGAGCCGCGCAGCAGACGGGCGAACACCGGGACCTGCACGACGCCGATGGCGATGACCACCGAGGAGGGCGTCTGGCCCGCCACCGCGGCGATCGACACCGCGAGCAGCAGGCTGGGCACGGCCAGCATGAGGTCGACCAGTCGCATCGCGGCCGAGTCGACCCAGCCGCCGAACGCACCGGCGACCAGCCCGACGGCCATGCCGCCGGCCAGGCCGAGCAGCGTCGACAGCACGCCGATCAGCAGGGACGCACGCGCGCCCCAGATGAGCTGGGAGAGCACGTCGGCGCCGTAGCGGTCCACGCCCAGCGGGTGGTCGGGCGAGGGGCCGGGGATGGACGTGGGCCGGACGTCGGCGCGGCCGGGGAGCTCACCCGGGTCGTACGCCGCCAGCACCGGGGCGAACAGCGCCACGAGGACGAACGCCACGACGATCACGATCCCGAGGATCGCGGCGGGGTTGCGCGCGAGGCGGCGCGCCGCCACGCGCCACAACGCCTCGCCCGCGCGCCGGTCCTCGGCGAGCGCCTCGCCGGGGTCGAGCGGGGCCTGCGGGACCTCGTACACCTCGGGTGCGCTCATCGCGTCCTCATCCTCGGGTCGATCAGGCCGTACGACACGTCCACCGCCAGGTTCACCAGGGCGTACACCACCGCGATGAGCAGGATGAACCCCTGCAGGACGGCGTAGTCGAGGTTGAACACGGCGTCGGCGAGGAACTTGCCGACGCCCGGGAACGCGAACACCGTCTCGGTGAGCACCGCCCCCGAGAGCAGCAGGCCCACCTGCAGGCCGATGGTCGTGGAGACGGGCAGCATCGCGTTGTGCAGGAGCACGCGGCTGCGCACGTGCGGGGCGGACAGCCCCTTGGCGCGGGCGGTGCGCACGTAGTCGGCGTGCTGCACGTCGATGACGGACGCACGCGTGATGCGGGCGATGATCGCCAGCGGGATCGTGCCGAGCGCCAGTGCGGGCAGGACCAGGTGCACCAGGGCGTCCCAGCTGGCGTCCCACTCGCGGGTCAGCAGGCCGTCGAGCACGTAGAACCCCGTGGGGTGGGTGGCGATCATCGCCGGGTCCTGGCGTCCCGACGACGGGAACCAGCCCAGCTGGACCGCGAACAGCCACTTCAGCAGGAACGCCAGGAAGAAGACCGGGATCGTCACGCCGAGCAGCGACGTGACGACCGCGGCGTGGTCGACGAGCCGACCCTGCCGGCGCGCGGCCAGGTACCCCAGCGGGACGCCGACGCACACCGCGATCAGCAGCGCGACGAGCGAGAGCTCGACCGTCGCGGGGAACCGCGCCCAGAACTCGTCGCCGACCGGGCGCCCGGTGCGCGTGGAGACGCCGAAGTTGCCCTGGAGGAGCTGGCCGAGCCACGTGACGTACTGCTGGGGCAGCGGCCGGTCGAAGCCGTAGAGCGCGTTGATCCGCTCCACGGCCTCCGGGGTGGCGCGCTCCCCCAGGAGAGCCGTCGCCGGCCCTCCCGGGAGAGCGCGCACCCACAAGAACAGCAGGACCGACAACCCGAGCAGGGTGGGGACGAGCAGCGCGAGGCGCCGCAGGATCAGTCGGGTCATCGGTGGGTGCAGAGCTCCTCAGTCGCCCAGGGTGATCACGTTGTAGACCTCGTCCTGCACCGGCGAGGCCGGGTAGCCGTGGACGTCGGCCTTGAACGCGAGCGACGGCACCGGGTGCGCGAGCGGGATCCCGGGCAGGAACTCGAGGATCGCCGCGTTCGCCACCTCGTACGCCTCACGCTGGGCGTCGACGTCGGCGACGTACCGCGCCTCGTTGATCGCCGTGAACAGCTCGGCGTTGTCGAAGCCCCACTCGTTCGACGGGCCCCCGAAGAACACGCCGATGAAGTTGTAGGTGTCGTTGTAGTCGCCCGTCCACCCCAGCAGGTGCAGGCCGTGCTCCTGGCCGCCCTGGATCTTGTCGAGGTACTCGGGGTTCCACGGGTCCGGCACCGGGTTGACCGTGATGCCCACGGCCTCGAGGTCCGCCTCGATGGCCGTGAACACCTGCTCGGGCGTCGGCATGTACGGCCGCGACACGTTCGTCGGGTAGTTGAAGTCGATCGTCAGACCGGACTTCCCCGCCTCGGCCAGCAGCGCCTTCGCCTTGGCAGGGTCGTACTCGTAGGTCGCGACGTCCTCGTTCCAGCCGACGACCGCCGGCGGGACGAAGTTGGTCGCGACCTCGGTGCCCTCGGGCAGCGTCTGCGCGACCAGCGCGTCCTTGTCGATCGCGTGCGCGATGGCCTGGCGGACCTTGAGGTCGGCCAGGTCGGGGTTCGCCTGGTTCATGCCGAGGTACAGCACGTTGAACGGGTCGCGGTTGACGATCTGGAACCCGGCCTCCTCGAGGGCGACGACGTCCGCGGGGCCCACCAGGTCGTAGCCGTCGATGTCGCCGGCCTGCAGCGCCTGCCGCCGGGCGGTCGCGTCCGAGATGATCGGGAAGACGATCCGCTTGACCTGGCCCTGGTCACCCCAGTACCCGTCGTAGGCCGTGAGCACGACCTCCTCCCCCGGGCTCCAGGACTCGAACTGGTACGGGCCCGTCCCGGTGGGGTGCCCCGTCGCGTACTCGGGCAGCACGGGCGCCTCGCCGTCGCCGGTGACGGCGTCGGCGTCGTACTCCTGCAGCGCCGTCGGCGACTGCATCGAGAACGACGGGAGCGACAGCGCCGACACGAGCTCGGGGAGCGGGCTGCGCAGGTGGATGACGGCGGTCGACGCGTCCGGGGCCTCGCACGACTCGTACTTGCCGGTCCCGTTCAGGCTCGCGACGTCGCTCGTGGCGAACCCACCGTTGACCTTCTGCCAGTAGTAGGACAGCGACTCGGACTGCAGGACGCCGGTGAAGTTGTTCCAGCGCTCGAAGTTGAAGCACACGGCCTCGCCGTCGAACTCGGTGCCGTCCTGGAACGTCACGTCCTCCTTGAGGTGGAACGTGTACTCCAGCCCGTCGTCGCTGACGTCCCACGACTCGGCGAGGAGCGGTGCCGGGTCCGCGGTGCCGGGCTCGACCCCGACGAGCCCTTCGAAGATCTGCCGGGCCACGCGGAACGACTCGCCGTCGCTCGCGAACGCCGGGTCCATCGACGCGGGGTCGCCCGACGCCGCGAAGATGAACGTGTCGCGTCCACCTCCGGTCGCGCCGTCCGATCCGGACCCCTCGGGGTCGCGCTCGCTCGCTGCGCAGCCGGTCAGGGCGAGCCCTGCCACCACCACGCCTGCGACGATCTGCCATCTGGTCCTCACAGCTGCCACCTCTCGTCAGGGCCCGGGCGCACACCGGGCGGCCGCGGGACCCGGCAGACCTTAGGTGTGCCGTGTCACACGGATGTTACGCAGTGGTACGGATTCGGCATCGGACAGACTGGCAGCATGCAGGACGAACCGCTGGACGACGCGCTGGCCGATGCCGGGTACCACCACGTCCCCGACGATCAGGGCGGGAGAGCGGCCCGACGGTGGTGGGACGCCAACGCGCACGAGTACCTGGACGAGCACGGCGACTTCCTCGGCCCCGCCGACCTGCTGTGGTGCCCCGAGGGCCTGCGGGAGTCGCAGGCGCACCTGCTCGGGGACGTGCGCGGTGCGCGCGTGCTCGAGGTCGGCGCCGGCGCCGCCCAGGGCACCCGGTGGCTGCGGACCGCGGCCGGTGCGCACGGCATCGCGACGGACGTCTCCGCCGGCATGCTCGCCGCAGCCGCCCGGCTGGACGCCGCGACCGGCACCCGCACGCCGCTCGTGCAGGCGGACGCGCGCGCGCTGCCCTTCGCCGACGGTGCGTTCGACGTCGTCTTCACGGCGTTCGGGGCCCTCCCGTTCGTGCCGGACGCGCACCGCGTGCACGCCGAGGTCGCCCGCGTGCTGCGTCCCGGCGGGCGGTGGGTGTTCTCCGTGACCCACCCGTTGCGGTGGGCCTTCCCGGACGACCCGGGAACGGGCGGACTCACCGCGACGCGCTCCTACTTCGACCGCCGCCCCTACGTCGAGACGGCCGCCGACGGCCGTGTGCTCTACGCCGAGTACCACCGCACGCTCGCCGACCACGTGGCCGACGTGGTCGGGGCAGGGCTCGTGCTCGACGGTCTGGTGGAGCCCGAGTGGCCGGCCGGGCACGAGCGCGTGTGGGGGGGCTGGGGGCCGGTGCGCGGCGCCCGGTTGCCCGGGACGCTGGTGGTGCGCGCACACCGACCCCCTGCCTAGCCGCTCAGTGGGACGTGGCCTTCTCGGCCCCGGCGCCGGTGAGCGAGCGGACCTCCATCTCGGCGAACTTCTCCGGGTGCGGCTGCTCCTTCGACAGCAGCGTCCCGACGATCCCGAGGAGGAACGCGAGCGGGATCGAGATGATGCCCGGGTTCTCGAGGGGGAAGATCGCGAAGTCCACCGACGTGTCACGGATCATCGACAGGCTGTCCCCCGTCACCGGGTCCACCTTGCCGGACACCACGGGCGAGAAGGCGATGAGCAGCACGCACGACACGAGGCCGCCGTACATGCTCCACAGCGCACCCGCCGTGTTGAACCGCTTCCAGAACAGCGAGTAGATGATCGTGGGCAGGTTGGCCGACGCGGCGACGGCGAACGCCAGCGCGACGAGGAAGGCCACGTTCTGCCCGTTGGCGAAGATGCCGCCGAGGATGGCCAGCCCGCCGATGGCGACGACCGTGATCCGCGCGACGCGCACCTCCCCGTCGGGCGCGACCTCGCCGCGCTTGATGACCGACGCGTAGATGTCGTGGGCGAAGGACGCGGCCGCCGTGATGGTCAGACCGGCCACGACCGCGAGGATCGTCGCGAACGCGACGGCCGAGATGATGCCCAGGAGCAGCACCCCGCCCAGCTCGTACGCGAGCAGCGGGGCGGCGGAGTTCGCCTTGCCCGGCGCGGTCATGATCCGCTCCGGCCCGACGAGCGCCCCGGCACCGTAGCCGAGCACGAGCGTGAACAGGTAGAAGATCCCGATCAGCCAGATCGCCCACACGACGGACCGGCGCGCCTCCTTGGCCGAGGGCACCGTGTAGAAGCGCATGAGCACGTGCGGCAGCCCTGCGGTCCCGAGCACCAGCGCCAGCGCCAGCGACAGGAAGTTCAGCTGCGTCAGCGCGGACGCCCCGTACTGGCGTCCGGGCTCGATGAGCGTCTCGCCGCCCTCACCGGCGGTGTCGACGGCTCCCTGCAGCAGCTCCGAGAGGTTGAACCCGTACTTCGACAGCACCCAGAACGTCATCACGCCGGCACCCGCGATGAGCAGGACCGCCTTGATGATCTGGACCCACGTGGTGCCCTTCATGCCGCCGACCAGGACGTACAGGATCATCAGCGCGCCGACCACCGCGATGACGAGGCCCTGCGCCGCGGCGCTGTCGATGCCCAGGAGCAGCGCCACCAGGCCGCCGGCGCCGGCCATCTGCGCCAGCAGGTAGAAGAACACGACGGCGAGGGTGGAGATGGCGGCCGCCATGCGCACCGGACGCTGCCGGAGACGGAACGACAGCACGTCGGCCATCGTGAAGCGGCCGGTGTTGCGCAGCAGCTCCGCGACCAGCAGGAGCGCGACGAGCCATGCGACGAGGAACCCGATGGAGTACAGGAACCCGTCGTACCCGTAGATCGCGATCGCACCGCAGATGCCCAGGAACGACGCCGCGGACAGGTAGTCGCCCGCGATGGCGGTGCCGTTCTGCGGGCCGGTGAACGACCGCCCGGCCGCGTAGTAGTCGGCGGCGCTCTTGTTGTTGCGCGACGCACGGAACACGATGATCAACGTCACCAGGACGAACGCGCCGAAGATCGCGATGTTGACGACGGGCTCGCCGATCTGCTCCGCGGGGGCGGCGACGGCGTGCACGAGGGCGTCGTGGCGGGTCATGCGTGGCTCCCCTCACCGGGGCGGACACCGGCGTCGCCGGCCGTCAGCGAGCCCGACTCGATCTGGTCCCGGAGCTCCTCGGCCACGGCGTCCTGCTTCTGGTTCGCCCACCGTGCGTAGGTCATCGTGATGACGAACGTCGAGACGAACTGCCCCAGCCCGAACAGCAGGCCGACCGTGATGTTGCCGGCGACCTTCTGGCTCATGAAGTCGTGCGCGTAGTTCGCGAGCAGGACGTACAGGAAGTACCACGCGAGGAAGAGCGCAGTCATGGGGAACACGAAGTTGCGGAACCTGCGCCGCAGGTCCTGGAACTCCGGGGAGCGTTGGACGCGCTGGTAGTCGGTCTCTGGATGGCTCTCGGACACATGCACCTCCGCTGGTCCGGGCGGCCCCGTCGCCGCCGGGGGACCACTGTGGCGCACATCACCCCGACATTTCCACACCTCGGCCCGGCGAGTATCGGACCGAGGTGTCCGGCGCCCCGACGCACGTCACACGATCTGGTGACAGCGCGCCGCGGCGCGGCGTCCTCTCAGTGCCCGGCCGCGTGCCAGCTGGCACCGACGCCGACGGAGACGTCCAACGGCACGTCGAGCGCACCGCCGGGCGCGCCGTCGCCGGCGCGCGCCATCTGGTCGCGCACCAGGTGCTCGACCTCCTCGCGCTCCCCGTCGGCGACCTCGAGCACGAGCTCGTCGTGGACCTGCAGCAGCATGCGGGACCGCAGGCCGCGGCGCGTGAGCTCACGGTCCACCCCGAGCATCGCCACCTTGATGAGGTCCGCCGCACTGCCCTGGATCGGGGCGTTCAGCGCCATGCGCTCCGCCGTCTCGCGCCGCTGCCGGTTGTCGCTGGTGAGGTCCGGCAGGTAGCGCCGTCGCCCCAGGATCGTGGCGGTGTACCCGGTCGCCCGCGCCTCGTCCACGACACCGGTCAGGTAGTCGCGCACCCCCCCGAAACGTTCGAAGTAGTCGGCCATGAGCGTCGATGCCTCGGACACCTCGATCGCGAGCTGCTGGGACAGCCCGTACGACGAGAGACCGTAGGCCAGGCCGTAGCTCATCGCCTTGATCTTCGACCGCATCGCCGACGTCACCTCGTCGGTGGGCACGCCGAACACGCGGGACCCCACATAGCTGTGCAGGTCCTCACCGGACCGGAACGCCTCGATGAGCCCCTCGTCGCCGGACAGGTGCGCCATGATGCGCATCTCGATCTGCGAGTAGTCGGCGGTCAGGAGCGTGTCGTAGCCCGGGCCGACGACGAACGTGCGGCGGATCTGGCGCCCCGCCTCGGTCCGGATCGGGATGTTCTGCAGGTTCGGGTCCGCGGACGACAGCCGTCCGGTCGCGGCGATCGTCTGCTGGAACGTCGTGTGGATCCGTCCGTCGTCCGCGATCGAGCGCAGCAGACCCTCGACCGTCTGGCGCAGGCGGATCGCATCGCGGTGCGCCAGCAGGTGCTCGAGGAACGGGTGGCCGGTGCGGGCGAACAGGTCGGTCAGGGCCGCCGCGTCCGTCGTGTACCCGGTCTTGATGCGCTTGGTCTTCGGCATGCCGAGCTGGTCGAACAGGACCTCCTGCAGCTGCTTCGGAGAGCCGAGGTTCACCTCCCGGCCGATGACCGCGTAGGCGTCGGCCGCCGCGCCCTGCACCTGGTCGTCGAAGTCGCGCTCGAGCGAGGCGAGGTCGTCGCGGTCGATCGCGATGCCGGTGCGCTCCATCCGGGCCAGCACGTCCTGCAGCGGCAGCTCGAGGTCCGTCAGGAGCGTCGCGGCGCCCCGGTCGGCGACCTCGCTGCCGAGCACGTCGACGAGGTCCCGCACCGCGGCGGCCCGCACCGCCGCGCGGCGGCCCTCGTCCGCGCCGTCGACCTCGAGGTCGAGGGCTCCCTGCCCGTCCGTCGACGCGTCGGTGCTGCCGAGCTCGCGGTGCAGGTAGCCGATCGCG contains:
- a CDS encoding 6-phosphofructokinase; translation: MRVGLLTGGGDVPGLNAAIRAVVKRGEGEHGHTIIGFRNGWKGVVDGDVMPLTRRDIRNVLPTGGTLLGTARYHPHASDGGLEAALATLEAERIEALICIGGDGTLNAASKVAEAGVKVVGIPKTIDNDVWGTDAAIGFDTAVSIATEAIDRIHTTAESHNRVMVVEVMGRHAGWIAVTSGIAGGAELVLAPEEPFDIGRIERFLKHRHRAHASFSIVVVAEGAVPAEGTPMHYETQVGKYGEIVAGAIGERLKVEIEQRTGFDTRVTVLGHTQRGGIPTAADRILASRFGVAAIDAVTAGTTNVMTAIRGEEVVLVPLDEVAGRVKFVPENLLTVARALA
- a CDS encoding dipeptide ABC transporter ATP-binding protein, translated to MSVSDALRTPTGEATGEPLLSIRDLEVTFRTETGSATAVRGASFDVHAGQTVAVVGESGSGKSTTAAAVIGLLATNGSVTGGQILFEGEDLVALGPDAMHRLRGSRIGMVPQDPMSNLNPVRRVGAQVDETLADNGVVRGRGVRERTVELLAEAGLPDAQRRAQQYPHEFSGGMRQRALIAMGLAARPRLLIADEPTSALDVTVQRTILDGLTDLTDSLGVAVLLITHDLGLAAERADRVVVMYRGEVVEQGDARTILTDPQHEYTRRLLAAAPSLASRRIELARHGADVDAAPVGEDLLAPSGHAPRDDDRAAAPLVEVDHVSKVFRLRGRGLLGRSTDFTAVDDVSFDVPRGRTLAVVGESGSGKSTVARMMLGLLPPTSGTIRFDGADVVQSDRAGEVAFRRRVQPIFQDPYASLDPLFTVYRTIEEPLRAHGLGDRAQRNARVRELMEQVALPAGLLRRYPSELSGGQRQRVAIARALALEPELVVCDEAVSALDVIVQSQILRLLADLQERLGLTYLFISHDLAVVRQIADEVCVMQAGRIVERGTVDEVFDAPRTEYTRVLLDAIPGRDLELVGER
- a CDS encoding ABC transporter permease — its product is MSAPEVYEVPQAPLDPGEALAEDRRAGEALWRVAARRLARNPAAILGIVIVVAFVLVALFAPVLAAYDPGELPGRADVRPTSIPGPSPDHPLGVDRYGADVLSQLIWGARASLLIGVLSTLLGLAGGMAVGLVAGAFGGWVDSAAMRLVDLMLAVPSLLLAVSIAAVAGQTPSSVVIAIGVVQVPVFARLLRGSMLAQKGQDYVLAARSLGLSRRTVTMSHVLPNSVSPVIVQATLLLATAVIEAAALSFLGLGGGSPTTAEWGRMLVAAQNELEIAPRLALWPGICISVTALGFTLFGEALREALDPRSRRR
- a CDS encoding ABC transporter permease, producing MTRLILRRLALLVPTLLGLSVLLFLWVRALPGGPATALLGERATPEAVERINALYGFDRPLPQQYVTWLGQLLQGNFGVSTRTGRPVGDEFWARFPATVELSLVALLIAVCVGVPLGYLAARRQGRLVDHAAVVTSLLGVTIPVFFLAFLLKWLFAVQLGWFPSSGRQDPAMIATHPTGFYVLDGLLTREWDASWDALVHLVLPALALGTIPLAIIARITRASVIDVQHADYVRTARAKGLSAPHVRSRVLLHNAMLPVSTTIGLQVGLLLSGAVLTETVFAFPGVGKFLADAVFNLDYAVLQGFILLIAVVYALVNLAVDVSYGLIDPRMRTR
- a CDS encoding ABC transporter substrate-binding protein, whose protein sequence is MRTRWQIVAGVVVAGLALTGCAASERDPEGSGSDGATGGGRDTFIFAASGDPASMDPAFASDGESFRVARQIFEGLVGVEPGTADPAPLLAESWDVSDDGLEYTFHLKEDVTFQDGTEFDGEAVCFNFERWNNFTGVLQSESLSYYWQKVNGGFATSDVASLNGTGKYESCEAPDASTAVIHLRSPLPELVSALSLPSFSMQSPTALQEYDADAVTGDGEAPVLPEYATGHPTGTGPYQFESWSPGEEVVLTAYDGYWGDQGQVKRIVFPIISDATARRQALQAGDIDGYDLVGPADVVALEEAGFQIVNRDPFNVLYLGMNQANPDLADLKVRQAIAHAIDKDALVAQTLPEGTEVATNFVPPAVVGWNEDVATYEYDPAKAKALLAEAGKSGLTIDFNYPTNVSRPYMPTPEQVFTAIEADLEAVGITVNPVPDPWNPEYLDKIQGGQEHGLHLLGWTGDYNDTYNFIGVFFGGPSNEWGFDNAELFTAINEARYVADVDAQREAYEVANAAILEFLPGIPLAHPVPSLAFKADVHGYPASPVQDEVYNVITLGD
- a CDS encoding class I SAM-dependent methyltransferase, giving the protein MQDEPLDDALADAGYHHVPDDQGGRAARRWWDANAHEYLDEHGDFLGPADLLWCPEGLRESQAHLLGDVRGARVLEVGAGAAQGTRWLRTAAGAHGIATDVSAGMLAAAARLDAATGTRTPLVQADARALPFADGAFDVVFTAFGALPFVPDAHRVHAEVARVLRPGGRWVFSVTHPLRWAFPDDPGTGGLTATRSYFDRRPYVETAADGRVLYAEYHRTLADHVADVVGAGLVLDGLVEPEWPAGHERVWGGWGPVRGARLPGTLVVRAHRPPA
- a CDS encoding solute symporter family protein translates to MTRHDALVHAVAAPAEQIGEPVVNIAIFGAFVLVTLIIVFRASRNNKSAADYYAAGRSFTGPQNGTAIAGDYLSAASFLGICGAIAIYGYDGFLYSIGFLVAWLVALLLVAELLRNTGRFTMADVLSFRLRQRPVRMAAAISTLAVVFFYLLAQMAGAGGLVALLLGIDSAAAQGLVIAVVGALMILYVLVGGMKGTTWVQIIKAVLLIAGAGVMTFWVLSKYGFNLSELLQGAVDTAGEGGETLIEPGRQYGASALTQLNFLSLALALVLGTAGLPHVLMRFYTVPSAKEARRSVVWAIWLIGIFYLFTLVLGYGAGALVGPERIMTAPGKANSAAPLLAYELGGVLLLGIISAVAFATILAVVAGLTITAAASFAHDIYASVIKRGEVAPDGEVRVARITVVAIGGLAILGGIFANGQNVAFLVALAFAVAASANLPTIIYSLFWKRFNTAGALWSMYGGLVSCVLLIAFSPVVSGKVDPVTGDSLSMIRDTSVDFAIFPLENPGIISIPLAFLLGIVGTLLSKEQPHPEKFAEMEVRSLTGAGAEKATSH
- a CDS encoding DUF485 domain-containing protein, with protein sequence MSESHPETDYQRVQRSPEFQDLRRRFRNFVFPMTALFLAWYFLYVLLANYAHDFMSQKVAGNITVGLLFGLGQFVSTFVITMTYARWANQKQDAVAEELRDQIESGSLTAGDAGVRPGEGSHA